TCCACGATGCATGAGAGACGTGTTAAGAAAAGGCAAATAGCATCTTGTATTATGAAAATGGTTTGGGCCACTTAGAAAGGGTCTCAGGGACACTCTGCACCCAACAGAGTCCCCAGACCACATCCTGAATGCCGGTGATCTAGATGAGAGTcaggatactttttcttaaaggccatattgtaaatattttaggcttaatCTGTTGCAGCTATTCAGCTCTGCTATGGTATCAGGAAAGCAGCTATAGGTAACATTGTAAACAAATGGGTGTGGCCACACCCAATGCAAAAACTTACTTATCAAAAcctgcaggggtgggaggagatGGGCTGGATTTGGTACACTGTGGCCAATGAGCAAGCTCCTGGTCTGCAACAGGGCGCCTGCAGGGGCCCTGAGTTTAGGGCTTGTGCCACAGAAGTGGGACAGTGCCATCGGATTCATTCTAGTCAGGCcttttccagaggaggagaaaaggaatttcTCAGAGAAGACTAGATCTTGTATTTTAATTACCCTTCCCTGTTGGTAAAATCCACAGTCTCCACCTACTTAGACATCCCTCGGCCGGCTCTGCTTCTCCCATGGCCCAGGTCTTTGCCCAGCCTGTGCTGGGTGCTCTCTGGCTGGAGGACATGGCCTCTGGACCCCAGACTGGCCTGAGCCCGCAGGAAAACAGCTTTGCCTGGACAGAGCCTGGGGCAGCCTAAGCAACTTGTATTGAATGCACTTGCCCTTCCCCAGCCTTCCACCAGCTTCATCTTCCTCTGCTGTCCTTGTCTTCTCTACCAGGGTAATGCTGTCCCCCCAGGGGGGTCCAATACCACTGGGCAAAGGCGGGAGTCTGTGTAGGGTTGGGTGGGGCCAGCTCCAAACTAGTCTCCTTAGCTATCAGAAGGGGACCCCCACTGGATGCCCCAAACCAGCTTCCCCACTTTCATTCCCCAGAAAAAGGTGATGTGCTGTGCCGCCAGCCTGGGAGGCAGTCATCTGTTCCTCTGCCCACCACTTTCAAACTCAACCAGGAACTTCCTGCTCTTTggctttaaaaatagaacattcaAGCTGGACTTTTATGGTCTTGGGAAGAACACTGTGCTCGTGCCCACCCACACCTGgtctctgcccctgcctggccTCGTCCAGCTGCTCAGGAGCCGTCCCCAGTGGGCCCCTCAGGGGAGACTTGGTAGATTTACGAGGGCAGCCTTGGCCGAGACCTTCTTCCCATGGCTCCCAGCCACCGTTCAGCAGCTCTCCCACATCCCATGCAGCCCGCGGCTGGGAcattctgtgtctttctctgcctccacCCCAGCTTGCTGAGTCAGCCCTTGTCCAGCCCTGTGCAGGAGCAGGGACTCCTCATGCCAGAGCCTTCTTTGGTCTCACAGCAGCGATGGTGGCTCTAGGGCTGCCCGTGTTGGGACTCGAGTCAGCCTGGTCCATCCCCTCATGCTGAGTTACAGAAGTTTAACAAAAAGCTGGTTCCTTCTCAGTCTGGACTTCAGGTGGGGTTTCATGCTATTCCTGATCTGGATGGTTACTTTTAGCATGTATAGACAAACGATTTCTTCAGAGCCAGAAATGCCACTAAGTACTCGGAGGTCTCTGGCACCCCGTGGCAAGCCTTAAGGAGTGGCTGGGCGGGCAGTGCCTGTGGGCAGGAGCCGGCCCTGGGGAGATCATCTGTAGACGGATTGTAGAAATAACTCCAGAGCCAGTGAGGCCTTAGGCCAAAATCATACAAAGAACCCAGTGAACGCTGACCTATCTTGTTTTTCCTGAAGGTTCGGTTTCTAACAGAATGGAGAGAGAAGACTAATTATCGTCTCCTGGAAAAGATAAGGGTTCTCCTTCTAAGGTCCTTCACGGATGTAATCAGGCCCATCAGTATCCTTCTGATGCAAGGCCTTCAGGTACTGTCTGTTTCAGTTCCGGTGGGCCTGCCTCTGGGATAAGACATGTCAAACTAGGCAGCTGGGATCATCAAAAAGTTTCTCTGGAAACTGGAGGGCAAGCAATGCAAGCTTTCTGGCTTAATCCGTAAATATAAGTCAGGTCGAGAAGAGTGGAAGGGTGTAGGGCCCGGAGAGGGAAGACGTGTAGCGATGAGAAGCAGCTGGAGAGACCACAAGGCAGACAAGGCTCCTGAATCCTCCCCTGCCTCTTGGACACCGGGTAAGGTTTTACGAAGCCATAACAAACTTCATTTTTCATCTGGCTACGCGACCCTGGCCCACTGCTGTTCCCACTTGCAGCTGCCCAGAGCCTGTCTGGCCCTCGGCTTTCCCATCAGCACCCGTAGCTGCTGTTGTCCTAggcctcttcctctgcacctgcACATCTGGAGGGTTTGTGGGAAGCTTAGGGGAGAAAGCAGAGGGCTGTGCCCTAACTCAGCTTCCCACCCAGCCaaaccccttcctctcccacttccctgcaaCTGTCACAGCAGCCACCTCCCCTACGGCTCCCGCGTACCCTCCCGGTGCTGAAGGGCCCATTGCTTCGCCTGGTCTGTGTGCTGGATGGAACCAGGGAGCCGAACCTGAGTCCGTCCAGTCCGAGGGCTGAGAGTCAGAGGGAAGACAGGCAGGGCCGGTAGAGAATCCAGGTCCCTAAGCTCGAGTGGTAGCCTGGGAGAAAAAGGCACGTGTGATGCTCATTTGTCACCGAGAGCTGGTGAGCATGGCCTTGTGGGAAAGAGAGCATCTGCCTCTTCAGAAACTCGGGGCCTGGCCtctgtttcctttgttcttcGGCTACAGGTGGTGGCTGTGGCAGAGTCAAGGCCAGAGCTCCCCAGGCCGCCAGCATAGAGACGAGATCGCATGGGCCACTTCTGCAAGACATGGGGATAGGAACTGAGTAATAATATCGCAGCCCCTGTCGTTCTTGGCACCCCAGACTTGGCCTTCCCTAGgccccctgccttctccccacctcctgaGCCCGGCCCAGAGGCTCATGAGAAGCTGTGTGAGGAAAGCAAGGACCCTGAAAGGagccccccccccggccccccaagagtggggagggaggtggatggcAGAGCAGGCAGCGGCCAGGGGCTGGACGGCACGGAGGGCAGCAGGGCTGGAGCAAGGAAGGGCCCCTCTTGATACTGAACAGTCCCGACCTCTTCTCTCGCCCAGCCCCCAACTCAAGTACTCCCCGCCCCTGCCACCCCACGTCTCAGCGCTGCCCTGTCCATCTAAGCTGGGGAACTCCTTGCACATCCTTCCAGCAGGAGCGTGGACAGCCCCAGTAACACCAGTTGACTGCTCTGAGGGCTGCCTTCCTCTTGGCAGCCCCTTTGTAGGGTGGGGGCACCTAAGGTGCACTGCTCCCCGCTGACTGACCTGTCCCACCACGCTGCCCGAGGTCTAGACAGAGCCGGCTCTCATCTCTTCACTCGTCCCCGTACTTGCCCATCACCGCCTACATGCGAGGGCCTGACTTGGGTCGTCACTTCACAGCTAAGGAAACGACTCTGCTGCTATCAGCATTTCAGAGTTGCCCCCATTTAGTCTCACATTCTTGCAGTTTAGCTATATTtgcatgaaagaagagaaatcgCAAGTTTCAAGACATTTCAGAACTGTGAAGTTTAGGGGAGAGAGATGGCAGAAGGGCTCCTCCGTAGAAACAAGGCTGACCTACCATTCCAGTGCTGTCTAGCCTCAGAGGGCAGAGAGGACCCGTCCTTTATAACAGGAAGCTCTGCAACCAGCAGCTTACAGCACCTTTGGCCTGCGTGGTGGCCTCGAGCCTGGGCTCTGAGGTCAGACACCCTCGGGTTCAAATTGCTCTGAGCCACTTAATCTCCCTGAGATtggatttcctcatctgtaaagtaatCCTCGTTGGGTTCCGTGTGGACGAGAAGATGGAAGGGACTGGAGTGCTAAGCCCAGCTCCCCGCACAACTTCAGCACCCCAATATTATCGCCGTTACTGCAATGGTGAATATTGTTAATTACACTTTTCCTTCCTGATCCCGGTTCATACCCTTGAGGGGGAGTAAGGCTCATGTTATCTTCCCCTTCACATAGGACAAAGCGGAGGCTCAGGAAAAGTAGGTGCTGGTCTAGGGGGTGGCACATGCAGGAAGCAAGGCCCAACACAcattcaccaccaccaccatcaccaccaccaccacccccccgccactgctggtccctcccccaccccagcttgaTGGCTTCTCCAGTGAGGCTTTCTAAGACCTTGTTCTCCCAGAGGGACATCTCTCCTGTGGCAGAAGTTCAGAGGACACTGAGGCATTATACGATGATGGGGTGATGTACCCTGGAATCTGGGACTCTCCCTGGGCGGTTTCCTTTCCCATGCCCCAGCCGTGGAAACcgctcctttttctcctctgccaTGAGGCACCCCAGAGTCTTGGGGCCTCTGTGAAGTTACCTCCTCTTGGAGGAACTGCATTTTCATGACATCATTTGCAATCACCACCCCCACTGCACCCAGGGTCAGGCGATTCCCAAGAGCCAGCCTTGGCTCCTCTCCCtctgagagagcaggaagcagctgGTCCCCAGTCCCCATGTCAGCTCTGCTTGGGGCAGGGGGCCTAAGTCCAGTCCATTCCAAACCCCAATCCTCAAGGCCGGGGGCTCGTGGCCTACCTTGAGAGGGTGTAGATAGCGGAGTCCACACAGGAAGGGTGGCCAGGCGGGGCCAGGCAACTCGTGGCCCAGCATGCGGGTGAGGTGGGCTATGTAGCTGGTGGCCAGCACCAGCACATCCAGCTTGGAGAGTTTGGTGTCGGGTGGCACAGCGGGCAGAGCAGCCTGCAGGGCCAGGAAGGCCTGGCGCAGTGTCCTCACCCGGCTCCGCTCCCGTGCAGCATTCTTGGGACTGGCCTCACTCTGCACAGAGGACCCCAGATGAGTGGGTCTGACTGgacccccccacctgcccctgtTTCGAAGAGCATTCTAGCGTGACGTCTCCCTCCAGAACAGTAGAGAGGAGGGCCTCGTGCCCTCTTTGTCTGCTCTCGGTCTTCCCCCACCTTATGGCTGAGGAAATGGAAAGAAGGTGTCACCTTGGGTCAGAGGGCAGCAGGGTAGCAAGGCTAGGCTCAGAAGTCTAgcatcctttcctctttttttttaaaagattttatttagtcctTTCCTCTCTCTAATACTACTCTATCCCTGCTCCACCCACACCCTCGTTGGAATCCTGCTTATCAGGGTTCCCAGGCGCTGCAGGAAGCACAGAGTGACCCCCGCCCTGTAGGGCTGACCCTTGCCCAGCGTCAGATCCTGAGATGAAGACGCAGCTGCAGTGAGGAAGAAAGGACCCCCAGCCGGGGGCCACAGCGACCCACAGCTCCATTCTGGCCCCACCACTCGCTCCTTTTCTGGAGCTGTGGGGAATTCACCCCACtcctctaggcctcagtttcccccagagCCGTGAGTGGGGCCAGCTCTCTGAGCCGCGCTCTGGTTGAGACCAGCGTGGGGCCTTGGAGTCAAAACGCTGGTGTCCCCCTCTTGGGCAGGGGCGGTGACGCCCAGTGAGGCTTTGTGGTCAGAGGTGAcacctcagcccctcccccctggccTCCCCCCTTTGCCTCCCACTGGTCCAGCGTTTCCTTACCTGGCCACGAGCCAGGCTCCGGGCCCTGACCCCTCGTGGGCGTGGGCTGGGGGCAGCTCTGCTCCACCTTTGGTCACTCCAGCCCGGCTTGTCCCACGGGTCCTGCCTGGTCCTGCTCAGGCGGCTCCTCTTCCTGCCCAAATCTGCTGCCAGCGACAACCTGGCTTTAGCGGGCTTCTGCCCCACTCCCGGTGCGGAGGGTGCCCTTCTGGCCTCCCTCTGGGACATGCCACACGCCTGGGGGGACAGCTGCGGCCCCTAGACAGGAACACGGCGCCTGTGGGAGCCCGCGGGCTCAGGCTTGCGGGGCAGGCTGGTCGCCGGGCCTGGAGTGTATCTGAGGGAGCTGGCGCCCAGTCAGGCCTGCTTGGCTCCTTGTTCTGGGAAAACCGCCCACCCAGCACAGCCCCCGCAAGcagcctcctgcctgcctcccagccgGCTCAGGGGTGGGGGTACTGATGCCGGGAGTGGCCGAGcccaggggtggaggggggaggccCCTGCTGGAGGAGGCACGAGGGCGGTGGGAAGGGAGCTCCCCTCCAGGAGCCTCGCCTGCCTCTGACAGCAGTCTTGGGAGCTCATGAGCCTCTAGCTTTGAGGCGCAAGTCCCCCAGAAGGGCCCcgagccccctcccctgccagaaGCCCACCTGCGTACATCCCTGAAAGGACCTTTCCTCCCCTTGTCAATGAACTTGACCTTCCAGCCACAGGGCACTATTCCCCATTCCCCCCAGCAGGCCTCTTATCTTCAACCTAGTGCTTCTCCATGCCCCGGAATATCTTCCTCTGGGTGGAAAGGCTGCCTTCATCTGTTGGGTTATGCCCTTCGTTTGTGAGGACTTCCTCCTCACAGAGCCTGGAGCCCAGGTCTCCCTGTTGGACGGGCACCCTAATTTATGCACGACCACAGCCTGGCGAGTTCCCTCACCGGTCCAGTGCTCCTACatcactatgtgccaggcatggtgaGAAGCACTTGTACGTATTCTCTTACTTATTTCTCCgaacaactttaaaaatttaaaaaaaagttttttattaacatataatgtattattagtcccagaggtacaggtctttgaattgccaggtttacacccttcacaacactcaccatagcacataccttccccaatgtccataagccagccaccttctccctcccccctcctccctctcagaACAaccttataagaaaagaaactcttgggacgcctgccttcggctcaggtcatgatcccggaatcccgggatcgagtcccgcatcaggcgcccagctccatggggagtctgcttctccctctgactttctcctcactcatgctctttctcactgtctctctctcaaataaataaattttaaaaaaaatgattaaaaaaaaaaaagaaaagaaactcttgtATCTTTGTGTTTCAGATGGGAAAACAGGGGAGGTGACGCAGCTGGTAAGTGATGGGGTTGGCATGAGAGCCCAGGTTGTCAGTTAGACTCGGAAGGTTGGCCCTCAGCCTACACTGTTCTGTCTTGGTGGGTCCACTCACACGTCTGTCCCTAAGCTAGATGCGAGGTCTTCGAAGGTAAGGACCAGTGACACCATCTGCCTTATATAGCCCATTGGGAGGAGTCAGGCTGAAGGGATAGCAAATCTGCCACAGGAGTCCCTGCCTGTCCCTGTGTCCCAATCTCTGCTTGCAGCACAGTCCATCTGAGATGTCCCTTGTCTGCCCATCTTGAACTCCAGGGGagacaaaatatgtaaagaaaaaggagagaaagaacagaggagTAAAGGCAGATGCACATAGAGAGAGAACCACAGCCAaccagagggaaaggaaacaggaagaCAAGGAAAATCCCCCAGAATATTTGTCAGTCAGGAAGTGATCATGTACTACGTTTTGGTGTTTCCATACTATGGAACGATGCACagtaataaaacaagataaacctCTGTAGAGTGATGTGAACATAACTCTCCAAGAAGTCATGGTTAAGGGCTGTAGATCAGTTGCATGATAAAATCCCAGCCGGGatcaaaaacaccaaaaaccagaCGCTGTAAGCATGAAGGgttatgtgtgtatatgaatgTATAGAAACTCGGCCGAAAAGATGCACAccacatttttgtttgttggtttggtttggttttgctctAGATGCAGAGGATTCAACATACTCTGGATCTGTGGCCACCACGGCCTTCCGCACCCCAGGGCCTCCTGgtggcctcctccctcccatcTGTCCCCTTCCATCCCATTCCCATTCTTCTTTCCTGTCACCATTTCGAAGTATTTAATGTATGCTCTTTTGCTAGTCTgtgtggtggttttattttttttttaagattttatttatttattagagagagatcacaagtaggcagagaggcaggcagagagggaagaagggaagcaggctcccccccggaccctgggatcatgacctgacctgaaggcagaggcttaacccactgagccactcaggtgcccctatctacATGCTTCTTATAAATACAGAGACTTGGTTTTTttccagcagggagcctcattcggggcttgatctcaggacactgggatcatgacctgagcagaaggcagaggctttaacccactgagccacctgggcgcccctgtGTGGTGGTTTTAAAATGTGTACACAAATTCTTTGGTACTTCTCTTTTCAAAAGGTGGAGACTAATTGCCCCTCCCCGTGACTGTGGGCCAGACTTAGCAACTTGCTCCTAGCAGACAAAacatgtcaggggcgcctgggtggcttggtgggttaaacgtctgccttccgctcaggtcctgatcccaggtctctggttgggctctgcgctcagcggggagcctgcttcttctccctctgccactcatgctctcccactctctccctctcaaataaataaaatctttgaaaattcaaaacaaataaacTGTGGCAGCAGTGTCAACATGAAGCTTCTGGAACTAGGTTTTAAAGACACGGTAGCTTCCTCCTGGGGTCACTCGGTCCCCCGGCTCTAGGGGAAGCCAGCTGCTGTGTGGTGAAGGTACTCCTGTCGCCCTGAGGAGAGGCCCAGGTGGTGAGGAGGGGAACCTGCGGCTGTGTGAGTGCACCGGCTCCGAAAggaccccactccctgccccgccccgtTCAGCCTTCAGATGAGTGCCACCCGGGTCAACACTTTGAGTGGGATCCATGAGTGTCCTTGAGCCAGAGTCACCCAGCTAAGCTGCTCTTACCCCCGAACTTTCAGATCCACAGAAGCCATGGGAGGTAATGAATGTTTACTGTTGTTTAAGTTTCGGGGTAATTGGGTAAGGAGCAGTAGAGAACTCATGCAACATGTGTTATTCAACCCTGTGCATCGTTGTATGAATAAATGTTAAATTCATGAGAAGGATAACGTGTTTTACATTATGCGTGTATAGTACAGTGTCGGCGATGCGGTAGGTATGACGTGATAAGCTTCACTGTTACCACTTCTGTTCGatcctgtggggtttttttgtttgtttgtttcataataTTCTGAAGAGTTTATGATAAAGTAGTTTCACAGGCCACAAGAAA
This genomic interval from Mustela lutreola isolate mMusLut2 chromosome 9, mMusLut2.pri, whole genome shotgun sequence contains the following:
- the TCF23 gene encoding transcription factor 23, which gives rise to MSQREARRAPSAPGVGQKPAKARLSLAADLGRKRSRLSRTRQDPWDKPGWSDQRWSRAAPSPRPRGVRARSLARGQSEASPKNAARERSRVRTLRQAFLALQAALPAVPPDTKLSKLDVLVLATSYIAHLTRMLGHELPGPAWPPFLCGLRYLHPLKKWPMRSRLYAGGLGSSGLDSATATTCSRRTKETEARPRVSEEADALFPTRPCSPALGDK